The Caldicellulosiruptor changbaiensis genome has a segment encoding these proteins:
- a CDS encoding HDIG domain-containing metalloprotein — protein MSITRDIALEEVKKRIKTPNLLKHCLACEAIMRGLACYFEEDMDKWGICGLVHDIDYEETKNDPSSHSIVGAKILEDLGFDKDIVYAVKVHNDAHGLPRLSLMDKALYCVDPTSGFIVAGALILPSKKLSDVTVPFLMNRFNEKSFAKGANRSQMKACSELGLELEEFLRISLDAMQKISVELGL, from the coding sequence ATGAGCATAACACGCGATATTGCACTTGAAGAAGTTAAGAAGAGAATTAAAACACCAAACCTGCTTAAACATTGCTTGGCATGTGAGGCTATTATGAGAGGGCTTGCATGCTATTTTGAAGAGGATATGGATAAATGGGGAATATGCGGGCTTGTCCATGACATAGATTATGAGGAGACAAAAAATGACCCAAGCTCACACAGTATAGTTGGTGCAAAAATATTAGAGGATTTAGGGTTTGACAAAGACATTGTGTATGCAGTAAAAGTTCACAACGACGCACATGGTCTTCCCCGTTTAAGTCTTATGGATAAAGCGCTTTACTGTGTTGACCCAACTTCAGGGTTTATTGTTGCAGGTGCGTTGATTCTACCATCAAAAAAGCTCTCTGATGTGACAGTACCATTTTTAATGAACAGGTTTAATGAGAAAAGCTTTGCAAAAGGGGCAAATAGAAGCCAGATGAAGGCATGTTCTGAGCTTGGGCTTGAGCTTGAGGAGTTTTTAAGAATATCTTTAGATGCCATGCAGAAAATAAGTGTAGAGCTTGGGTTGTAG
- a CDS encoding DUF362 domain-containing protein, translated as MNNNIYIIYGKDAKSMTKDLLNYVDVNKYIPRNSKIAIKPNLVVAKPYTSGATTNPQIVEGIIEYLKENGHDNITILEGAWLGASTKRAFEVCGYSEISKKYGVKLIDTKDDLVKKVNVDGYELNVCKSVFEYDYLINVPLLKGHCQTRLTCALKNLKGLIPDSEKRRFHTLGLHKPIAYLNKAIKTHLIIVDSLMPDPDFEEGGNPVEKDFIALGFDPVLIDSFAAENLGYNPYDIEYIKLAEKLGIGKTTGYNLIEINPEKKPRLASRKSSIVGKYAKYIDERDACSVCYANLISALMRLDEEGYLRKIEKKLCIGQGFKGKGIDGIGIGSCTKNFDISISGCPPKSTEIVQFVKNKI; from the coding sequence TTGAACAATAACATTTATATCATTTACGGCAAAGATGCAAAGTCAATGACAAAGGACCTACTAAACTACGTTGATGTAAATAAATACATTCCAAGAAATTCAAAAATTGCAATAAAACCAAACTTAGTGGTTGCAAAACCATATACCTCTGGTGCGACAACAAATCCTCAGATAGTTGAAGGGATAATTGAGTACTTAAAAGAAAATGGACATGACAATATTACAATTTTAGAAGGTGCGTGGCTTGGAGCATCTACAAAAAGAGCGTTTGAGGTGTGTGGATATAGCGAGATTTCAAAAAAATATGGTGTAAAGCTAATTGACACAAAAGATGACCTAGTTAAAAAGGTAAACGTTGACGGGTATGAACTGAACGTCTGTAAAAGTGTATTTGAATACGACTATTTAATAAATGTCCCTCTTTTGAAAGGTCACTGCCAGACAAGGCTGACTTGTGCGCTCAAGAACTTAAAAGGACTGATTCCAGACAGTGAAAAGAGACGATTTCACACGTTGGGGCTTCACAAACCAATTGCATATCTTAATAAGGCTATAAAAACACATTTGATCATTGTAGATAGCCTCATGCCAGACCCTGACTTTGAAGAAGGTGGGAATCCTGTTGAAAAGGATTTTATTGCGCTTGGTTTTGACCCAGTTCTCATCGACAGTTTTGCTGCAGAAAATTTGGGATACAATCCTTATGATATAGAATACATAAAGCTTGCTGAAAAATTAGGAATTGGTAAGACAACAGGTTATAATCTGATAGAAATAAATCCTGAAAAAAAGCCACGCTTAGCTTCAAGAAAATCATCTATTGTCGGCAAGTATGCAAAATACATTGATGAGAGGGATGCATGTTCTGTTTGCTATGCAAACTTGATAAGTGCACTTATGAGATTAGATGAAGAAGGGTATCTTAGAAAGATTGAGAAAAAACTTTGCATAGGCCAAGGTTTTAAGGGAAAAGGCATCGATGGAATTGGAATTGGAAGCTGCACGAAAAATTTTGATATTTCAATTTCAGGCTGCCCGCCGAAATCAACTGAGATTGTCCAGTTTGTAAAAAACAAGATTTAA
- the rnr gene encoding ribonuclease R: protein MKKTRFEEKKQEIWSLIREESYHPMTFSEILDILGWYEKDELLLKRILDELEQEGKIVRTKRGRYGLAEEMNLFVGVLEVNPRGFGFLVPDNPNIPDIYISAENMNGAMHGDRVLVKALSLPVEGKKVEGYVERILKRGITKVVGRYEDSKNFGFVIPDDQRITYDIYIPKSGKNKAKTGQKVVVEITRYPEKRRNPEGRIVEILGYENAKGVDILSIIKKYELDEEFPKEVLKEVENIPDVVLEEEIEGRVDLRDWTIFTIDGEDAKDFDDAVSIKKLPNGNYLLGVHIADVSHYVKPNTHLDREAFRRGTSVYLVDRVIPMLPFKLSNGICSLNPNVDRLTFSVLMEIDKNGDVVKHDIFESVIRSKERMTYTNVTKILKEEDKDLLKRYEHIREDLELMRELALILREKRMKRGALDFDFDETKVILDKNGKPIDVRRYELTISNKIIEEFMLICNETVANHFFWLNVPFLYRVHEEPDIEKIYQFAEFIYNMGYVLKGISNKIHPKALQAILEQSRGTPEERVIHTLCLRSLKKARYCEENLGHFGLSTDYYCHFTSPIRRYPDLVIHRIMKDVLKGKMTEKKAERLRRKMPEIAKWTSQREQIAEEAERETVELKKVEFMTDKIGQVFEGIISNVTPFGFFVELENTIEGLVRVSSLEDDYYVFNEKTYQLIGEKSKKVYKIGDKVKVRVISANVALRQIEFTIV from the coding sequence GTGAAAAAAACAAGATTTGAAGAGAAAAAACAAGAGATTTGGAGTTTAATCCGCGAAGAAAGCTATCATCCAATGACGTTTTCTGAAATTTTAGATATCTTAGGTTGGTATGAAAAAGACGAACTTTTACTAAAGAGAATTCTTGATGAGCTTGAGCAGGAAGGAAAAATTGTGAGGACAAAGCGCGGAAGATATGGCCTTGCTGAGGAGATGAACCTTTTTGTTGGTGTATTAGAAGTAAATCCGCGCGGGTTTGGATTTTTGGTTCCTGACAATCCTAATATCCCTGACATCTATATCTCAGCAGAGAACATGAACGGGGCTATGCATGGCGATAGAGTACTTGTCAAAGCACTTTCTTTACCTGTTGAAGGCAAAAAAGTTGAAGGGTATGTGGAAAGGATTTTAAAAAGAGGAATTACAAAGGTTGTTGGAAGATATGAAGATAGCAAAAACTTTGGATTTGTGATTCCAGATGACCAGCGAATAACCTATGACATATATATTCCAAAGAGCGGGAAAAACAAAGCAAAGACAGGGCAAAAGGTTGTTGTTGAGATTACAAGGTATCCTGAAAAGAGAAGGAACCCTGAAGGAAGAATTGTTGAGATTTTGGGATATGAAAATGCAAAAGGAGTAGATATATTATCAATCATTAAAAAGTACGAATTAGATGAAGAATTTCCAAAAGAGGTCTTAAAAGAGGTTGAGAATATCCCAGATGTTGTTTTAGAAGAGGAAATTGAAGGAAGAGTTGATTTAAGAGACTGGACAATCTTTACAATTGACGGTGAGGATGCAAAGGATTTTGATGATGCAGTGTCAATTAAAAAACTTCCAAACGGCAACTATCTACTGGGTGTTCACATTGCAGATGTCAGTCATTATGTAAAGCCAAATACGCACCTTGACAGAGAAGCTTTCAGACGTGGTACAAGCGTCTACCTTGTTGACAGGGTAATTCCAATGCTTCCTTTCAAGCTGTCAAACGGAATTTGCTCTCTCAACCCAAATGTGGATAGGCTTACCTTTTCTGTTCTAATGGAAATAGACAAAAATGGCGATGTGGTAAAGCATGATATATTTGAAAGTGTTATAAGAAGCAAGGAGAGAATGACATACACAAATGTTACAAAGATACTTAAAGAAGAGGACAAAGACCTTCTAAAAAGGTATGAACACATAAGAGAAGACTTGGAGCTGATGCGTGAACTTGCACTAATTTTGCGTGAAAAGCGCATGAAACGAGGGGCTTTGGACTTTGACTTTGACGAAACAAAGGTAATCCTTGACAAAAACGGCAAACCAATTGACGTCAGACGGTATGAGCTCACAATCTCAAACAAAATAATAGAAGAGTTTATGCTTATCTGCAATGAGACAGTTGCAAATCACTTCTTCTGGCTAAATGTACCATTTTTGTACAGGGTTCATGAAGAGCCAGACATAGAAAAGATTTACCAGTTTGCTGAGTTTATATACAACATGGGGTATGTTCTAAAAGGAATTTCCAACAAGATTCACCCAAAAGCATTGCAGGCAATCTTAGAGCAGAGCAGGGGTACGCCAGAAGAAAGGGTAATTCACACACTTTGTCTTCGCTCGCTTAAAAAAGCAAGATATTGTGAAGAAAATCTTGGACACTTTGGTCTTTCCACAGATTATTACTGCCATTTCACATCACCTATTAGAAGATATCCTGACCTTGTAATTCACAGGATTATGAAAGATGTTCTAAAAGGAAAGATGACAGAAAAGAAAGCAGAAAGACTTCGCCGCAAGATGCCTGAGATAGCAAAGTGGACATCACAGCGAGAGCAGATAGCTGAAGAGGCAGAAAGAGAAACAGTTGAACTCAAGAAAGTAGAGTTTATGACAGACAAGATCGGTCAGGTTTTTGAAGGTATTATTTCAAACGTCACACCTTTCGGCTTTTTTGTTGAGCTTGAAAACACTATAGAAGGACTTGTAAGAGTGAGTTCGTTAGAAGATGATTATTATGTCTTTAACGAGAAGACATATCAGCTAATAGGAGAAAAGTCAAAAAAGGTATATAAAATAGGAGACAAGGTAAAAGTAAGGGTAATTTCCGCAAATGTAGCTTTGAGGCAGATAGAGTTTACAATTGTCTGA
- the secA gene encoding preprotein translocase subunit SecA: MLKIIEKLIGSYSEREIKKILPIVDKIESLAPEYERLTDAELRQKTDIFKQRLKDGETLDDILPEAFAAVREAAWRTLKMRHFKVQLIGGIVLHQGRIAEMKTGEGKTLVATLPAYLNALEGKGVHIVTVNDYLAKRDAEWMGPIYNFLGLSVGVIVHGLTSEERRKAYNCDVTYGTNNEFGFDYLRDNMAIYKEELVQRELNYAIIDEVDSILIDEARTPLIISGPAEKSTDLYKRADNFVRRLKPLYYNSDDDKQMPDTTGYDYIVNEKRHTVALTEEGIKKAEKYFGVTNLADPENATLHHHIIQALKAHGLMKRDRDYVVKDGQVIIVDEFTGRLMYGRRFSEGLHQAIEAKEGVRIERESRTLATITFQNYFRLYKKLAGMTGTAKTEEQEFREIYKLDVIEIPTHKPMIRIDHPDKVYKTEKAKFEAIVEEIVETHKKGQPVLVGTVSIEKSEMLSEMLKKRGIKHEVLNAKHHEKEAMIIAKAGQKGAVTIATNMAGRGTDIVLGEGVAELGGLKVIGTERHESRRIDNQLRGRAGRQGDPGESRFYVSLEDDLMRLFGSERIKRLVESLGLPDDQPIEHKLLSDAIEKAQKRVEARNFEIRKHLLQFDDVLNKQREIIYSQRRKVLEGENLRDSILNMIDELVDYKIKVYTGESPYPDDWDIKGLIQDLKFIFLDNELSEQDAKNMTKDELKEKLISIAKEKYLKKEQEVGELMRELERVVLLRVVDMHWMDHIDAVDQLREGISLRAIGQKDPIIEFRFEAFEMFDQMIKRIQEDTIKIILHANVENMPQRERVVKEMYENSPSDSPVRKPVVKTQKVGRNDPCPCGSGKKYKKCCGAV, encoded by the coding sequence ATGCTAAAAATTATCGAAAAGCTAATTGGTAGCTACAGCGAAAGAGAGATAAAAAAGATACTTCCAATTGTAGACAAAATTGAGTCACTTGCACCGGAATATGAAAGGTTAACAGATGCAGAGCTGAGGCAAAAAACAGATATATTCAAACAAAGACTAAAAGATGGCGAGACATTGGATGATATATTGCCAGAGGCATTTGCAGCTGTTAGAGAGGCTGCATGGCGAACCCTGAAGATGCGCCACTTTAAAGTCCAATTGATAGGTGGCATAGTTTTGCATCAAGGAAGAATTGCCGAGATGAAGACAGGTGAAGGAAAGACTTTGGTTGCAACCCTTCCAGCATACCTCAATGCTTTGGAGGGGAAGGGTGTTCATATAGTAACTGTAAATGACTACTTGGCAAAAAGAGATGCCGAGTGGATGGGCCCTATTTACAATTTCCTTGGTCTTTCAGTTGGTGTGATAGTACATGGTTTGACAAGTGAAGAGAGAAGAAAGGCATACAATTGTGATGTTACCTATGGGACAAACAATGAGTTTGGTTTTGACTATCTGCGTGATAATATGGCAATTTACAAAGAAGAGCTTGTTCAAAGAGAGTTGAACTATGCAATTATAGATGAGGTTGACTCAATCTTGATTGATGAGGCAAGAACGCCTCTTATCATATCAGGGCCGGCCGAAAAGTCAACAGACCTTTACAAAAGAGCAGACAACTTTGTCAGAAGATTAAAACCTCTTTACTACAACAGTGATGATGATAAACAAATGCCAGATACAACTGGCTATGACTATATAGTAAATGAAAAAAGACACACAGTTGCTCTGACAGAAGAAGGAATCAAGAAGGCAGAAAAATATTTTGGTGTTACCAACTTAGCTGACCCAGAAAATGCAACACTGCACCATCATATAATTCAAGCCTTAAAAGCTCATGGGCTTATGAAACGAGATAGAGACTATGTTGTCAAAGATGGCCAGGTTATAATTGTCGATGAATTTACAGGAAGACTGATGTACGGCAGAAGATTCTCTGAAGGATTGCACCAGGCAATTGAGGCAAAAGAAGGTGTGAGGATAGAAAGAGAAAGCAGGACCTTGGCAACCATTACATTCCAGAATTATTTTAGACTATACAAAAAACTTGCTGGCATGACTGGTACTGCAAAGACAGAAGAACAAGAGTTTAGAGAAATCTACAAGCTTGATGTAATTGAGATACCAACTCACAAGCCAATGATAAGAATTGACCATCCGGACAAGGTTTACAAGACAGAAAAGGCAAAATTCGAGGCAATTGTTGAGGAGATTGTTGAGACTCACAAGAAAGGTCAACCTGTTTTAGTAGGTACAGTGTCAATAGAAAAATCTGAGATGTTAAGCGAAATGCTAAAAAAGCGTGGAATTAAGCATGAGGTGTTAAATGCAAAGCACCATGAAAAAGAGGCGATGATAATTGCCAAAGCTGGTCAAAAAGGTGCTGTGACAATTGCAACAAATATGGCAGGCCGTGGTACTGACATTGTTTTGGGTGAAGGTGTTGCAGAACTTGGCGGGTTGAAAGTGATTGGCACAGAAAGGCATGAGAGCAGGCGAATAGACAATCAGCTTCGAGGAAGAGCCGGCCGTCAGGGTGATCCAGGTGAGTCAAGGTTTTACGTCTCGTTAGAAGATGATTTGATGAGACTTTTTGGTTCTGAGAGAATCAAAAGACTTGTTGAGTCATTAGGACTTCCTGATGACCAGCCAATTGAACACAAGCTATTATCTGATGCCATTGAAAAGGCACAAAAGAGGGTAGAGGCCCGAAACTTTGAAATACGAAAACACCTTTTACAGTTTGACGATGTTTTAAACAAACAAAGGGAGATAATATATTCACAGAGAAGAAAAGTCTTAGAGGGCGAGAATTTAAGGGACTCTATTTTGAATATGATAGATGAGCTTGTTGATTACAAGATAAAAGTGTACACAGGCGAAAGTCCATATCCTGATGATTGGGATATAAAAGGACTAATACAGGACCTCAAGTTCATATTCTTGGACAATGAGCTTTCTGAGCAAGATGCTAAGAACATGACAAAGGATGAGCTGAAAGAAAAGTTAATCTCAATTGCAAAAGAGAAATATTTGAAGAAAGAACAAGAAGTCGGCGAGCTTATGCGCGAGCTTGAAAGGGTTGTGCTCTTGAGAGTTGTTGATATGCATTGGATGGATCATATTGATGCTGTTGACCAGCTGAGAGAAGGTATCTCACTTCGAGCAATTGGTCAAAAAGACCCTATAATTGAGTTCAGATTTGAAGCTTTTGAGATGTTTGACCAGATGATAAAGAGAATCCAAGAGGATACGATAAAAATTATTCTCCATGCAAATGTTGAAAATATGCCACAAAGAGAAAGAGTTGTAAAAGAGATGTATGAAAACTCTCCTTCCGATAGCCCTGTAAGAAAACCTGTTGTCAAAACTCAAAAAGTTGGAAGAAATGACCCATGCCCTTGTGGCAGTGGCAAAAAGTACAAAAAATGTTGTGGTGCGGTGTAA
- the hpf gene encoding ribosome hibernation-promoting factor, HPF/YfiA family, which translates to MNFIISGKNIEVTDALKDRIEKKLSKLERYVKMNCDVHVTLSVEKIRHIVEVTIPFYGMILRAEEASNDMYSAIDLVVDSLERQIRKFKTKIAKRAKDAESLRYMTFEEEAQQETNQEENGEFKIAKTKRFPIKPMSVDEAILQMNLLGHSFFVFLNQDTDKVNVVYKRNDGAYGLIEPEY; encoded by the coding sequence ATGAACTTTATAATTAGCGGCAAGAACATAGAGGTAACAGATGCACTAAAAGATAGGATTGAAAAGAAACTTTCAAAACTTGAAAGGTATGTTAAAATGAACTGTGATGTGCATGTGACATTGAGCGTTGAGAAGATTAGGCACATTGTTGAGGTGACAATACCATTTTATGGCATGATTTTAAGAGCTGAAGAAGCGAGTAATGACATGTACAGTGCAATAGATTTGGTTGTTGACAGTTTAGAGAGGCAGATAAGAAAGTTTAAAACAAAGATTGCAAAAAGGGCAAAGGATGCAGAGTCTTTAAGATATATGACGTTTGAAGAAGAAGCTCAGCAAGAGACAAATCAAGAGGAAAATGGTGAGTTTAAGATTGCAAAGACAAAGAGGTTTCCAATAAAGCCTATGAGCGTTGATGAGGCAATTCTGCAGATGAACCTTTTGGGACACAGCTTTTTTGTCTTCCTAAATCAGGACACTGATAAAGTCAATGTGGTGTACAAGCGAAATGACGGCGCATATGGTCTGATTGAACCAGAATATTAA
- the dnaX gene encoding DNA polymerase III subunit gamma/tau, which produces MHIALYRKYRPKVFEDVVAQEHITKTLKNQIKQDKVAHAYIFTGPRGTGKTTTAKIMARAVNCVNPKDGNPCNECDVCQSILNEKTLDVLEIDAASNTSVNDVRQIRDEVRYPPSMCKKRVYIIDEVHMLSTGAFNALLKTLEEPPAHALFILATTDIQKVPATILSRCQRFDFKRISVKDIYERLKKVVELEKISIDDQALYLISQKAEGALRDALTILERCVNTSDEHISYKFVANLLGVTSTEIVKEYLNAIVENDSNKGLRVVNRLWDEGMDVNTFLEESIKMLRNALILRLGTQNVLLDMMDEDKNFVTNLSNLLDSNRIVSVIKMLIDTANQIRWTRFPKVLLEINTIKLCDMQMDTSFEGLNERVKKLEIKLSQILENPSLLQSLKTEKTLSLSTAAGEKSGSSEVNKEKMLLPDADVSEVLERWAEVKEAVKEEKPGLSQVLQSASIKFENGLKICFKEEDSVFAELLKRNLDYFKSVLKKVVGYDGEVEVEVNSNSSKAKQEPQSDEEIMNKLKSIFPDTEITIKE; this is translated from the coding sequence ATGCATATAGCGCTATATAGAAAATACAGACCAAAAGTGTTTGAGGATGTTGTTGCCCAGGAGCATATAACAAAGACACTGAAAAATCAAATAAAACAAGACAAGGTTGCCCATGCATATATCTTTACAGGGCCGCGTGGCACTGGCAAGACAACCACCGCTAAGATAATGGCAAGGGCAGTAAACTGTGTCAATCCTAAGGATGGGAATCCTTGTAATGAATGTGATGTTTGCCAGAGTATTTTAAATGAAAAGACACTTGATGTTTTGGAGATAGACGCAGCATCCAACACAAGCGTAAACGATGTAAGACAGATAAGAGATGAGGTTAGATACCCACCTTCAATGTGCAAAAAAAGAGTATATATAATAGACGAGGTTCATATGCTCTCAACAGGGGCTTTCAATGCACTTTTAAAAACGCTTGAAGAGCCCCCAGCCCATGCTCTTTTCATTTTAGCAACAACAGATATACAAAAGGTGCCAGCTACAATTTTGTCTCGCTGCCAGAGATTTGATTTCAAGAGAATTTCTGTAAAGGATATATATGAAAGGCTCAAAAAGGTTGTTGAGCTTGAAAAAATCTCAATTGACGACCAAGCACTATATCTTATTTCTCAAAAAGCAGAGGGAGCATTAAGAGATGCCCTTACAATTTTAGAGAGATGTGTGAACACCTCTGATGAGCATATATCATACAAGTTTGTTGCAAACTTACTGGGCGTTACCTCAACAGAAATTGTGAAAGAGTATTTGAATGCAATTGTCGAGAATGACTCTAACAAGGGTTTGAGAGTGGTAAACAGACTTTGGGACGAGGGGATGGATGTCAATACATTTTTAGAAGAGAGCATAAAAATGCTGAGAAATGCTTTGATTTTACGTTTAGGTACCCAGAACGTTTTGCTTGACATGATGGATGAGGACAAGAACTTTGTAACAAACCTTTCTAACCTCCTTGATTCAAATAGAATTGTGTCTGTTATAAAGATGTTAATTGACACTGCAAACCAGATAAGATGGACAAGGTTTCCAAAGGTCTTGCTTGAAATAAACACAATTAAGCTTTGTGATATGCAGATGGACACATCATTTGAAGGACTAAATGAAAGGGTAAAAAAACTTGAAATAAAACTTTCACAGATTTTAGAAAATCCGAGTCTACTTCAAAGTTTAAAAACAGAAAAAACTCTTTCATTATCCACAGCAGCGGGTGAGAAATCAGGGTCCTCTGAAGTCAACAAAGAGAAAATGCTCCTTCCAGATGCAGATGTTTCTGAAGTTTTAGAAAGATGGGCTGAAGTAAAAGAAGCAGTAAAGGAAGAAAAGCCTGGACTTTCGCAGGTTCTGCAAAGTGCAAGCATTAAGTTTGAAAATGGCCTTAAAATCTGTTTTAAAGAAGAAGACAGCGTCTTTGCAGAGCTTCTAAAAAGGAATCTTGATTATTTCAAGTCTGTTCTAAAAAAGGTTGTAGGGTATGATGGCGAGGTTGAAGTAGAGGTAAATAGTAACAGTTCAAAAGCTAAACAAGAACCTCAATCTGATGAAGAGATTATGAACAAGCTCAAAAGTATCTTCCCTGATACAGAGATTACTATAAAAGAATAA